The following proteins are encoded in a genomic region of Thunnus maccoyii chromosome 8, fThuMac1.1, whole genome shotgun sequence:
- the LOC121901552 gene encoding polyadenylate-binding protein-interacting protein 2-like has protein sequence MKDPSLSNTCPNMTISNEVILQSSQLAADENPFAEYMWMENEEEFNRQVEEELWEEEFIERCFQEMLDEEEEWEWFIPSRDLPSLQEQLGLLGLDADADFDVVINSSLNPNAKEFTPGIQEHVM, from the exons ATGAAAGACCCGAGTCTGAGCAACACTTGCCCGAACATGACGATCAGTAACGAGGTCATCCTGCAGAGCAGCCAGCTCGCCGCGGACGAGAACCCGTTCGCCGAGTATATGTGGATGGAGAACGAGGAAGAGTTCAACCGCCAG gtggaggaggagctgtGGGAGGAGGAGTTCATCGAGCGTTGTTTCCAGGAGATgctggatgaggaggaggagtgggagtGGTTCATCCCGTCCAGAGACCTCCCGTCTCTGCAGGAGCAGCTCGGCCTGCTGGGGCTCGACGCAGACGCGGACTTCGACGTCGTG atCAACAGCAGTCTGAACCCCAACGCCAAGGAGTTCACCCCGGGCATCCAGGAGCACGTCATGTGA
- the exosc3 gene encoding exosome complex component RRP40 — MFSCLKDKVGEVLLPGDDFSFQADDTISLTDHVKPEKVVCGPGLRRSGDRLVVCKSGVLRHKQPNMFWIDSQQKRYVAAKGETVIGIVTVKSGDVFKVDFGGSEQASLSYLAFEGATKRNRPNVQVGDLVFCQFIIANKDMEPELVCMDSSGRANGMGVFGGGGLLFRVSLGLVRRLLAPHSTLRSELQQLFPCELVVGMNGRLWVKASSVQQTLIIANLLESCENMTAEQRQQLFRRAAQGAL; from the exons atgttttcctgtttaaaagATAAAGTCGGGGAGGTTTTGTTACCGGGAGATGATTTCTCCTTTCAGGCCGACGACACCATCTCTCTGACGGACCACGTGAAGCCGGAGAAGGTGGTCTGCGGCCCGGGGCTGCGGCGCAGCGGAGACCGGCTGGTGGTGTGTAAGAGCGGCGTCCTCCGACACAAACAGCCCAACATGTTCTGGATCGATTCTCAGCAGAAGAGG TATGTCGCCGCTAAAGGAGAGACGGTCATCGGCATCGTGACGGTCAAATCAGGAGACGTCTTCAAGGTGGACTTTGGAGGAAGTGAGCAGGCGTCTTTGTCCTACCTGGCGTTCGAGGGCGCCACCAAGAGGAACAGACCCAACGTCCAG GTGGGAGACTTGGTGTTCTGTCAGTTCATCATAGCCAATAAGGACATGGAGCCGGAGCTGGTGTGTATGGACAGTTCAGGACGAGCCAATGGGATGGGAGTGTTTGGAGGAGGAGGTCTGCTGTTCAGAGTCTCTCTGGGACTCGTCAGAAG acTGCTGGCCCCCCACAGTACTCTGCGGTCGGAGCTGCAGCAGTTGTTTCCCTGTGAGTTGGTGGTCGGGATGAACGGCCGTCTGTGGGTGAAGGCGTCCAGCGTTCAGCAGACGCTCATCATAGCAAACCTGCTGGAGAGCTGCGAGAACATGACGGCCGAGCAGAGACAGCAGCTGTTCAGGAGGGCGGCGCAGGGGGCGCTATAG